One Kitasatospora sp. MAP12-44 DNA segment encodes these proteins:
- the tdh gene encoding L-threonine 3-dehydrogenase, with product MKALVKKLAEPGLWLTDVPEPQTGPGDVLIKVLRTGICGTDLHIRKWDGWAQQTIKTPLTLGHEFVGEVVSIGAAVADIAVGDLVSGEGHLVCGKCRNCLAGRRHLCRNTIGLGVGRDGAFAEYVALPASNVWVHRVPVDLDVAAIFDPFGNAVHTALSFPLVGEDVLITGAGPIGIMAAAVAKHAGARHVMITDVSPYRLDLAREVGVTLALNVAEHSIEEGQQKLGMREGFDVGLEMSGRPEALQSMIANMTHGGKIAMLGLPAEDFPVDWARIVTSMITLKGIYGREMFETWYAMSVLLEGGLDLSPVITNRYPAADFDAAFDEAASGRCGKIILDWTV from the coding sequence GTGAAGGCACTCGTCAAGAAGCTGGCCGAGCCCGGACTGTGGCTGACCGATGTCCCCGAGCCGCAGACCGGCCCCGGCGACGTGCTGATCAAGGTCCTGCGCACCGGCATCTGCGGCACCGACCTGCACATCCGCAAGTGGGACGGCTGGGCGCAGCAGACCATCAAGACGCCGCTGACGCTCGGTCACGAGTTCGTCGGCGAGGTCGTCTCGATCGGTGCGGCCGTCGCGGACATCGCCGTCGGCGACCTGGTCAGCGGCGAGGGCCACCTGGTCTGCGGCAAGTGCCGCAACTGCCTGGCCGGCCGCCGCCACCTGTGCCGTAACACCATCGGTCTGGGCGTCGGCCGGGACGGCGCGTTCGCCGAGTACGTGGCGCTGCCCGCCTCCAACGTCTGGGTGCACCGGGTGCCGGTCGACCTGGACGTGGCGGCCATCTTCGACCCGTTCGGCAACGCGGTGCACACCGCGCTCTCCTTCCCGCTGGTCGGCGAGGACGTGCTGATCACCGGCGCGGGCCCGATCGGCATCATGGCGGCGGCCGTCGCCAAGCACGCCGGCGCGCGGCACGTGATGATCACCGACGTCAGCCCGTACCGCCTCGACCTGGCCCGCGAGGTCGGCGTGACGCTCGCGCTCAACGTGGCCGAGCACAGCATCGAGGAGGGCCAGCAGAAGCTCGGCATGCGCGAGGGATTCGACGTCGGCCTGGAGATGTCCGGCCGCCCCGAGGCGCTGCAGTCGATGATCGCCAACATGACGCACGGCGGCAAGATCGCCATGCTCGGCCTGCCCGCCGAGGACTTCCCGGTGGACTGGGCCCGGATCGTCACCTCGATGATCACCCTGAAGGGCATCTACGGCCGCGAGATGTTCGAGACCTGGTACGCGATGTCGGTGCTGCTCGAGGGCGGCCTGGACCTCAGCCCGGTGATCACCAACCGCTACCCGGCCGCCGACTTCGACGCCGCGTTCGACGAGGCCGCCAGCGGCCGCTGCGGCAAGATCATCCTCGACTGGACCGTCTGA
- a CDS encoding glycine C-acetyltransferase: MFDSVREDVAATLVEITEAGLFKPERVIGSPQNASVTVTAGGRPGEVLNFCANNYLGLADHPAVLAAAKDALDRWGYGMASVRFICGTQDVHKQLEDRLSGFLGQEDTILYSSCFDANGGVFETLLDERDAVISDALNHASIIDGIRLSKARRHRYANRDLADLEQQLKDTQDARRRLIVTDGVFSMDGYVAPLREICDLADRYDAMVMVDDSHAVGFVGPGGRGTPELHGVMDRVDIITGTLGKALGGASGGYVAARKEIVALLRQRSRPYLFSNSLAPVIAAASLTVLDLIETSHELRERLNANTALFRSKMTEAGFEILPGDHPIAPVMIGDAAEAGRLAELLLERGVYVIGFSFPVVPHGKARIRVQLSAAHSTADVEKAVAAFVDARAAL; the protein is encoded by the coding sequence GTGTTCGACTCCGTCCGCGAAGACGTCGCCGCCACCCTCGTCGAGATCACCGAGGCCGGTCTCTTCAAGCCCGAGCGGGTGATCGGCAGCCCGCAGAACGCGTCCGTCACCGTCACCGCCGGCGGCCGCCCGGGAGAGGTGCTCAACTTCTGCGCCAACAACTACCTCGGCCTGGCCGACCACCCCGCCGTGCTCGCCGCCGCCAAGGACGCGCTGGACCGCTGGGGCTACGGGATGGCCTCGGTCCGCTTCATCTGCGGCACCCAGGACGTCCACAAGCAGCTGGAGGACCGGCTCTCCGGCTTCCTCGGCCAGGAGGACACGATCCTCTACTCCTCCTGCTTCGACGCCAACGGCGGTGTCTTCGAGACCCTGCTCGACGAGCGCGACGCGGTCATCTCGGACGCGCTGAACCACGCCAGCATCATCGACGGCATCCGGCTCAGCAAGGCCCGCCGGCACCGCTACGCCAACCGCGACCTGGCCGATCTGGAGCAGCAGCTCAAGGACACCCAGGACGCCCGCCGCCGCCTGATCGTCACCGACGGCGTCTTCTCGATGGACGGCTACGTCGCCCCGCTGCGCGAGATCTGCGATCTGGCGGACCGCTACGACGCCATGGTGATGGTCGACGACTCGCACGCCGTCGGCTTCGTCGGCCCCGGTGGCCGCGGCACCCCCGAGCTGCACGGCGTGATGGACCGGGTCGACATCATCACCGGCACCCTGGGCAAGGCGCTCGGCGGTGCCTCCGGCGGCTACGTCGCCGCCCGCAAGGAGATCGTCGCGCTGCTGCGCCAGCGCTCGCGCCCGTACCTCTTCTCCAACTCGCTGGCCCCGGTGATCGCGGCCGCCTCGCTCACCGTGCTCGACCTGATCGAGACCTCGCACGAGCTGCGCGAGCGGCTGAACGCCAACACGGCGCTCTTCCGCTCCAAGATGACCGAGGCCGGCTTCGAGATCCTGCCCGGCGACCACCCGATCGCCCCGGTGATGATCGGCGACGCGGCCGAGGCCGGCCGGCTCGCCGAGCTGCTGCTGGAGCGCGGGGTGTACGTGATCGGGTTCTCCTTCCCGGTCGTGCCGCACGGCAAGGCGCGGATCCGCGTGCAGCTCTCGGCCGCGCACTCCACGGCGGACGTCGAGAAGGCCGTCGCCGCGTTCGTCGACGCCCGGGCGGCTCTGTAG
- a CDS encoding LysR family transcriptional regulator: protein MIDARRLRTLRAVADHRTVTAAAAALYLTPSAVSQQLAALEQETGHELLARDGRGVRLTAAGEILVTHADAVLAQLERAEADLAAYAAGAQGQVTVAAFATGITLVLAPAITTLAAVAPGVRLRVLDAEGDASLPMLLDGQADLAVAVEYRGAPRADDRRLTRFPLYAEPFEAVLPTGHRLAAGPGPVAMAELADEAWIGPYPGNPCHDVVLLACEHAGFTPRLMHSSDDFRAVVALASAGAGVALVPRSALTGVDLGQVAVRPVDSELATRKVFAAVRSGAERHPLIRPVLGALAAAADELAVRS, encoded by the coding sequence GTGATCGACGCGAGACGACTGCGGACCCTGCGCGCCGTGGCGGACCACCGGACGGTGACCGCCGCGGCCGCCGCGCTCTACCTGACCCCCTCCGCGGTGTCCCAGCAGCTCGCCGCCCTGGAGCAGGAGACCGGGCACGAGCTGCTGGCCCGGGACGGCCGGGGCGTGCGGCTGACGGCGGCGGGGGAGATCCTGGTCACCCACGCCGACGCGGTCCTCGCCCAGTTGGAACGGGCCGAGGCGGACCTCGCGGCGTACGCGGCCGGCGCGCAGGGGCAGGTCACCGTCGCCGCCTTCGCCACCGGCATCACGCTGGTGCTCGCCCCGGCGATCACCACGCTGGCCGCCGTCGCGCCGGGTGTGCGGCTGCGCGTGCTGGACGCCGAGGGCGACGCCAGCCTGCCGATGCTGCTGGACGGCCAGGCGGACCTGGCAGTCGCCGTGGAGTACCGCGGCGCGCCCCGCGCGGACGACCGCCGGCTCACCCGGTTCCCGCTCTACGCCGAGCCGTTCGAGGCCGTGCTGCCCACCGGGCACCGGCTGGCGGCCGGGCCCGGGCCGGTCGCGATGGCCGAGCTGGCGGACGAGGCGTGGATCGGCCCCTACCCGGGCAACCCGTGCCATGACGTGGTGCTGCTGGCCTGCGAGCACGCGGGTTTCACGCCGCGCCTGATGCACTCCTCGGACGACTTCCGCGCGGTGGTCGCGCTCGCCTCGGCGGGCGCCGGGGTGGCGCTGGTGCCGCGCTCCGCGCTGACCGGCGTCGACCTCGGGCAGGTCGCGGTGCGGCCGGTGGACAGCGAGTTGGCGACCCGCAAGGTCTTCGCCGCGGTGCGCAGCGGGGCCGAGCGGCACCCGTTGATCCGGCCGGTGCTGGGTGCGCTGGCCGCGGCCGCGGACGAGCTGGCGGTCCGTTCCTGA
- a CDS encoding Gfo/Idh/MocA family oxidoreductase, which translates to MPVAVIGLGDIAQKAYLPVLAALPGLDLRLMTRNRAKLDRIGDAYRIAERFTDLGELIDSGVRAAFVHAATDQHVTIAERLLTAGIDVYVDKPLDYRLDGARRLTDLAENLGRSLMVGFNRRYAPSYVQAKERPRDLIILQKNREGLPEAARTLVFDDFIHVVDSLRFLVPGEIEHVDVRSRTRDGLVEHVVLTLAGDGFTALGIMNRMSGSTEEVLEVSGGDSKREVRNLAEVIDHRGQPTVRRRGDWVPVARQRGIEQIVVNFLDAVRAGKTIDARDALRTHELCELIVERIG; encoded by the coding sequence TTGCCGGTGGCGGTGATCGGACTCGGCGACATCGCCCAGAAGGCGTACCTGCCGGTCCTCGCCGCGCTGCCGGGGCTCGATCTGCGGCTGATGACCCGCAATCGGGCCAAGCTGGACCGGATCGGCGACGCCTACCGGATCGCCGAGCGCTTCACCGACCTCGGCGAGCTGATCGACAGCGGTGTGAGAGCCGCTTTCGTGCACGCGGCCACCGACCAGCACGTGACCATCGCCGAGCGGCTGCTGACCGCCGGCATCGACGTCTACGTGGACAAGCCGCTCGACTACCGCCTTGACGGCGCACGCCGGTTGACCGATCTCGCCGAGAACCTGGGCCGCTCGCTGATGGTCGGCTTCAACCGCCGCTACGCCCCGAGCTATGTGCAGGCCAAGGAGCGGCCGCGCGATCTGATCATCCTTCAGAAGAATCGCGAGGGTCTGCCGGAAGCCGCCCGCACCCTGGTGTTCGACGACTTCATCCACGTGGTGGATTCGCTGCGCTTCCTCGTCCCCGGCGAGATCGAGCACGTGGACGTTCGCTCCCGGACCCGCGACGGGCTGGTGGAGCATGTGGTCCTCACCCTGGCCGGCGACGGATTCACCGCGCTGGGCATCATGAACCGGATGAGCGGCTCCACGGAGGAGGTGCTGGAGGTCTCCGGCGGCGACTCCAAGCGCGAGGTCCGCAATCTCGCCGAGGTGATCGACCACCGGGGCCAGCCCACCGTGCGCCGGCGCGGTGACTGGGTACCGGTGGCCCGTCAGCGCGGTATCGAGCAGATCGTGGTCAACTTCCTCGACGCCGTCCGGGCCGGCAAGACCATCGACGCGCGTGATGCGCTGCGCACCCACGAGCTGTGCGAGCTGATCGTCGAGCGGATCGGGTGA
- a CDS encoding class I SAM-dependent methyltransferase: protein MTEHSYLAATRASYDTVAADYAELNRDWLAGSPLDRAVLTAFAELVQRAGDRPVADLGCGPGYLTAYLDGLGVPAFGVDLSPAMVEVARRGYPHLRFRTGSMAALDLADGELGGILAWYSTHHTPLEHLSAVFSEFHRTLAPGGHLLLGTHVGDELRQLRHAYGHPVSLESHLLPPDRVAELLGAAGLVVTSRLLKEPTGTQTRQHVSFLAHRPGAPAADAPQ, encoded by the coding sequence ATGACTGAGCACTCGTACCTGGCCGCCACTCGGGCGTCCTACGACACCGTCGCCGCCGACTACGCGGAGCTGAACAGGGACTGGCTCGCGGGCAGTCCGCTGGACCGTGCGGTGCTGACGGCGTTCGCCGAGCTCGTCCAGCGCGCCGGGGACCGGCCGGTCGCTGATCTTGGTTGCGGGCCGGGCTACTTGACGGCGTACCTGGACGGGCTCGGCGTGCCGGCGTTCGGCGTCGACCTCTCGCCCGCGATGGTCGAGGTGGCCCGGCGCGGCTATCCTCACCTGCGGTTCCGTACGGGCTCGATGGCGGCGCTGGATCTCGCGGACGGCGAACTCGGCGGCATCCTCGCCTGGTACTCCACCCACCACACCCCGCTGGAGCACCTGTCCGCGGTGTTCAGCGAGTTCCACCGGACGCTGGCACCGGGCGGTCACCTCCTGCTGGGGACGCACGTCGGCGACGAGCTGCGGCAGCTGCGGCACGCGTACGGCCACCCGGTGTCCCTCGAGTCCCACCTGCTGCCTCCCGACCGTGTCGCCGAACTGCTGGGCGCGGCCGGGCTGGTCGTCACCTCACGGCTGCTGAAGGAGCCCACCGGCACGCAGACCAGGCAGCACGTCAGCTTCCTGGCGCACAGACCCGGTGCACCCGCGGCCGACGCCCCGCAGTAG
- a CDS encoding DUF1446 domain-containing protein, with protein MLRVGNASGFYGDRFSAVREMLTGGPLDVLTGDYLAELTMLILARDRLKDPRAGYAKTFLRQLEECLGLAVERGVRIVVNAGGLNPGRLAEAIRELAQAQGLALRVAHVEGDDLLPRAGEFTDATTGLLAANAYLGAWGIARCLRSGAELVVTGRVTDAALVAGPAAAHFGWGPQDLDALAGAVVAGHVLECGAQATGGNYAFFAEAEHAEHQMARPGFPLAEVFADGSCVITKHPGTGGAVTTGTVTAQLLYETGAARYAGPDVTARLDTVRLAQDGPDRVRISGVRGEAPPPTLKVGLNRIGGWRNEVVFVLTGLEIEAKAALVRSQLEQALEGERRPAEVRWTLARTDQPDAPTEQQASALLQLTVRDQDAGKVGRPVGAAAVELGLAGYPGFHLTAPPGPGAPYGVFEAAYLDAKLVEHWAVLPDGARMAIAPAAVTRELADLPQPELPEPLPQGPTRSAPLGLLVGARSGDKGGDANVGLWARSEDGWRWLAHTLTVQRLRELLPEVAELPVARHLLPNLWAVNFVITGLLGEGVAAQARFDPQAKALGEWLRSRHLDIPEALL; from the coding sequence ATGCTGCGGGTCGGCAATGCCTCGGGGTTTTACGGGGACCGGTTCTCGGCGGTGCGGGAGATGTTGACCGGCGGGCCGCTGGACGTGCTGACCGGGGACTATCTCGCCGAGCTGACCATGCTGATCCTGGCGCGGGACCGGCTGAAGGACCCGCGGGCGGGGTATGCCAAGACCTTTCTGCGGCAGCTGGAGGAGTGCCTGGGGCTGGCCGTCGAGCGCGGGGTGCGCATCGTGGTAAACGCGGGCGGGCTGAACCCGGGTCGACTGGCCGAGGCGATCCGGGAGTTGGCGCAGGCGCAGGGGCTGGCGCTGCGGGTCGCGCACGTCGAGGGGGACGATCTGCTGCCCCGGGCGGGCGAGTTCACCGATGCGACGACCGGGCTGCTCGCTGCGAACGCCTACCTCGGGGCCTGGGGGATCGCCCGGTGCCTGCGGTCCGGCGCCGAGCTGGTGGTGACCGGCCGGGTGACCGACGCGGCGCTGGTGGCCGGGCCCGCCGCCGCCCACTTCGGCTGGGGGCCACAGGACTTGGACGCTCTCGCCGGGGCCGTCGTGGCCGGCCATGTGCTGGAGTGCGGGGCGCAGGCGACCGGCGGAAACTACGCCTTCTTCGCCGAAGCCGAGCACGCCGAGCACCAGATGGCCCGTCCCGGCTTCCCGCTCGCCGAGGTCTTCGCGGACGGCAGCTGCGTGATCACCAAGCACCCGGGCACCGGCGGCGCCGTCACCACCGGCACCGTCACGGCCCAGCTGCTCTACGAGACCGGCGCCGCCCGCTATGCCGGGCCGGACGTGACGGCCCGGCTTGACACCGTACGGCTGGCGCAGGACGGCCCCGACCGGGTACGGATCAGCGGCGTGCGCGGCGAGGCCCCGCCGCCGACCCTCAAGGTCGGGCTGAACCGGATCGGCGGCTGGCGCAACGAGGTGGTCTTCGTGCTCACCGGCCTGGAGATCGAGGCCAAAGCCGCCCTGGTCCGCAGCCAGTTGGAGCAGGCGCTGGAGGGCGAGCGCCGCCCGGCGGAGGTCCGCTGGACGCTAGCCCGCACCGACCAGCCCGACGCCCCGACCGAGCAACAGGCCAGTGCGCTACTGCAGTTGACCGTGCGCGACCAGGACGCCGGCAAGGTCGGCAGGCCCGTCGGCGCGGCCGCCGTCGAGCTGGGCCTGGCCGGCTACCCGGGCTTCCACCTCACCGCGCCGCCCGGGCCGGGCGCGCCGTACGGGGTGTTCGAGGCCGCGTACCTGGACGCCAAGCTGGTCGAGCACTGGGCCGTGCTCCCGGACGGCGCCCGCATGGCGATCGCACCCGCCGCGGTGACCCGAGAGTTGGCCGACCTCCCGCAGCCCGAGCTCCCCGAGCCGCTGCCGCAGGGCCCGACCAGGTCGGCGCCGCTCGGCCTGCTGGTCGGCGCGCGCAGCGGCGACAAGGGCGGCGACGCCAACGTCGGCCTCTGGGCCCGCAGTGAGGACGGCTGGCGCTGGCTGGCGCACACCCTCACCGTTCAGCGGCTGCGCGAACTGCTGCCCGAGGTGGCCGAGTTGCCGGTGGCCCGGCACCTGCTGCCGAACCTGTGGGCGGTCAACTTCGTGATCACCGGCCTGCTCGGCGAAGGCGTGGCCGCGCAGGCCCGGTTCGACCCGCAGGCCAAGGCGCTGGGGGAGTGGCTCCGCTCGCGTCACCTCGACATCCCGGAGGCCCTGCTGTGA